Proteins encoded in a region of the Sugiyamaella lignohabitans strain CBS 10342 chromosome B, complete sequence genome:
- the PRY2 gene encoding Pry2p (Sterol binding protein involved in the export of acetylated sterols; secreted glycoprotein and member of the CAP protein superfamily (cysteine-rich secretory proteins (CRISP), antigen 5, and pathogenesis related 1 proteins); sterol export function is redundant with that of PRY1; may be involved in detoxification of hydrophobic compounds; PRY2 has a paralog, PRY1, that arose from the whole genome duplication; GO_component: GO:0005576 - extracellular region [Evidence IEA,IEA,IEA]; GO_component: GO:0005576 - extracellular region [Evidence IDA] [PMID 11935221]; GO_component: GO:0000324 - fungal-type vacuole [Evidence IDA] [PMID 14562095]; GO_function: GO:0008289 - lipid binding [Evidence IEA]; GO_function: GO:0032934 - sterol binding [Evidence IDA] [PMID 23027975]; GO_process: GO:0006869 - lipid transport [Evidence IEA]; GO_process: GO:0015918 - sterol transport [Evidence IGI,IMP] [PMID 23027975]; GO_process: GO:0006810 - transport [Evidence IEA]) yields MRFSKSSVAVGALMVSSAVATPVNVYETEIELHTVTVVAGQQAPAAPSPVVAAAPAPAPPAVSQAPAPAPAAPAVAHSHANGPQTVVLTVDAGAAPAPAQPTSFAVVASAPAPAAPAPAPASSPAPSSQSTPEAVVDSYAQGILDAHNQDRAKHSASPLVWNATLAAYAQQYLDNQNCVFAHSGGPYGENIASGYGSPSDAIGAWYGEVSQYNFLTGLFSEATGHFTQVVWAGTEQIGCAQVSCSGGAFFACEYYPRGNIIGEFLENVFSN; encoded by the coding sequence atgCGTTTTTCAAAGTCgtctgttgctgttggtgccTTGATGGTATCCTCTGCTGTCGCTACTCCCGTCAATGTCTATGAGACAGAAATCGAACTCCACACTGTcactgttgttgctggtcaaCAAGCCCCTGCTGCCCCTTCTCCCGTTGTAGCTGCTGCCCCCgctcctgctcctcctGCAGTTTCCCAGGCcccagctcctgctcctgctgctcctgccgTGGCTCATTCTCATGCCAATGGTCCTCAAACCGTTGTTCTCACTGTTGATGCCGGTGCTgcccctgctcctgctcaaCCCACTTCGTTTGCCGTTGTAGCATCTGCTCCtgcccctgctgctcctgctcccGCTCCCGCCTCTTCTCCTGCTCCATCCAGTCAATCGACCCCTGAGGCTGTTGTCGACTCTTATGCCCAAGGAATCCTTGATGCCCATAACCAAGACAGAGCCAAGCACTCTGCCTCTCCCCTTGTCTGGAATGCTACTTTGGCCGCTTATGCCCAACAGTATCTTGACAACCAGAACTGTGTTTTCGCTCACAGCGGCGGTCCTTACGGTGAGAACATTGCTTCTGGCTACGGCAGCCCTTCTGATGCCATTGGCGCCTGGTACGGTGAGGTCAGTCAATACAACTTCCTCACCGGTCTCTTCTCTGAGGCCACTGGCCACTTCACCCAAGTTGTTTGGGCCGGTACTGAGCAAATCGGATGTGCTCAAGTCAGCTGTAGCGGTGGTGCTTTCTTTGCCTGTGAATACTACCCCAGAGGTAACATCATCGGCGAGTTCCTCGAGAACGTGTTTTCCAACTAA